A portion of the Juglans microcarpa x Juglans regia isolate MS1-56 chromosome 1D, Jm3101_v1.0, whole genome shotgun sequence genome contains these proteins:
- the LOC121255572 gene encoding deaminated glutathione amidase, chloroplastic/cytosolic, with protein sequence MPFCLRLTSRSFTLAGPITVSRQPIAPPHFRFTRVVAAGSDMAASTVRVAAAQMTSVNDLAANFATCSLLVKEAALAGAKLLCFPESFSYVGAKDGDSVKIAEPLDGPIMQKYCSLARESSIWLSLGGFQEKGPDDEHLCNTHVVIDDAGNIRSTYRKIHLFDVNVPGGREYKESSFTEAGRDIVAVDSPIGRLGLTVCYDLRFPELYQQLRFQHDVQVLLVPAAFTKVTGQAHWEILLRARAIETQCYVVAATQAGMNNDKRESYGDSIIIDPWGTVVGRLPDRLSTGIAVAEIDFSLIDSVRAKMPIAMQRKPIDFWKSASQ encoded by the exons aTGCCATTCTGTCTTCGCCTCACTTCTCGTAGTTTCACTCTAGCTGGTCCGATCACCGTGAGCCGCCAACCCATCGCTCCCCCGCACTTCCGCTTTACACGTGTGGTCGCCGCCGGTTCAGACATGGCCGCTAGCACAGTCCGAGTTGCCGCCGCCCAGATGACCTCCGTTAACGATCTCGCCGCCAATTTCGCTACATGCTCTCTCCTTGTCAAA GAAGCAGCGTTGGCTGGGGCAAAATTGCTTTGCTTTCCCGAAAGCTTCTCTTATGTGGGTGCCAAGGATGGGGACAGTGTCAAGATCGCAGAACCCTTAGATGGACCAATTATGCAAAAGTATTGCTCTCTAGCAAG AGAGTCCAGCATTTGGCTGTCACTTGGAGGCTTCCAAGAAAAAGGACCTGATGATGAACACCTATGTAACACGCATGTTGTGATTGATGATGCTGGGAACATCAGAAGCACTTATCGGAAAATACACTT GTTTGATGTGAATGTTCCTGGCGGAAGAGAATACAAGGAAAGTAGCTTTACAGAAGCAG GAAGGGATATTGTTGCTGTAGACAGCCCCATTGGACGTTTGGGCCTAACAGTTTGCTATGATTTGAGATTCCCAGAGCTTTACCAGCAGCTTAGATTCCAACATGATGTGCAG GTCCTATTGGTTCCCGCAGCTTTCACTAAAGTGACTGGTCAGGCACACTGGGAGATTCTTCTTCGTGCTCGTGCAATTGAGACTCAATGTTAT GTTGTAGCTGCTACACAAGCTGGAATGAACAATGATAAAAGAGAAAGCTATGGTGACTCAATAATAATTGATCCATGGGGAACTGTAGTTGGTCGACTGCCTG ATCGATTGTCAACAGGAATTGCTGTAGCTGAAATTGATTTCTCACTAATTGATTCAGTAAGAGCGAAGATGCCAATTGCCATG CAACGGAAGCCAATTGACTTCTGGAAATCAGCATCTCAATAA